One segment of Agromyces albus DNA contains the following:
- the ctaC gene encoding aa3-type cytochrome oxidase subunit II: MRHNRRLRWAAIPIAASLSLVLAGCTQAQLNGFLPGFVEGEAPVTNNTERVSGLWVTSWIVLLVVGILTWGLTIWAVIAYRRRKGQTGLPVQLRYNMPIEVFYTIVPLILVLGFFAFTARDQEAIEQRFAADEVDVQIEVIAKQWAWDFNYVKEDVYSPGIQGQLSDEGPKGSLVQSELPTLYLPVGKNVEIELESRDVIHSFWVVDFLYKKDMYPGKTNYMTIVPEREGTYAGKCAELCGEYHSLMLFNVEVVSEAEYENYIDSLRALGQEGQLSNEYDRNQNKPGTGAPELKEEQEAE; the protein is encoded by the coding sequence CTGAACGGGTTCCTGCCCGGCTTCGTCGAGGGCGAGGCGCCGGTCACCAACAACACCGAGCGTGTCTCGGGGCTCTGGGTCACGTCGTGGATCGTGCTGCTCGTCGTCGGCATCCTCACCTGGGGCCTCACGATCTGGGCCGTCATCGCGTACCGGCGCCGCAAGGGCCAGACCGGGTTGCCCGTGCAGTTGCGCTACAACATGCCGATCGAGGTGTTCTACACGATCGTGCCGCTCATCCTGGTGCTCGGGTTCTTCGCCTTCACGGCGCGCGACCAGGAGGCCATCGAGCAGCGGTTCGCCGCCGACGAAGTCGACGTGCAGATCGAGGTCATCGCCAAGCAGTGGGCATGGGACTTCAACTACGTCAAAGAAGACGTGTACTCGCCCGGCATCCAGGGCCAGCTCTCCGACGAGGGCCCCAAGGGCTCGCTCGTGCAGTCCGAGCTCCCCACCCTCTACCTGCCGGTGGGCAAGAACGTCGAGATCGAGCTCGAGTCGCGCGATGTCATCCACTCCTTCTGGGTCGTCGACTTCCTCTACAAGAAGGACATGTACCCGGGCAAGACCAACTACATGACGATCGTTCCCGAGCGTGAGGGCACCTACGCCGGCAAGTGCGCCGAGCTGTGCGGCGAGTATCACTCGCTGATGCTCTTCAACGTCGAGGTCGTCTCCGAAGCCGAGTACGAGAATTACATCGATTCGCTGCGCGCCCTCGGTCAGGAAGGCCAGCTGTCGAACGAATACGACCGCAACCAGAACAAACCCGGCACGGGCGCGCCAGAACTGAAAGAGGAGCAGGAAGCCGAATGA
- the ctaD gene encoding aa3-type cytochrome oxidase subunit I: MSTTTAPARPPSSSLPFGASKVERKGNILVSWITSTDHKVIGYLYLITSFIYFCIGGVMALIIRAQLFEPGLEILQTREQYNQLFTMHGTIMLLMFATPLFAGFANVLMPLQIGAPDVAFPRLNAFAYWLFNFGSLMAVAGFFTPQGAASFGWFAYQPLASTTFSPGIGGNLWMLGLGLSGFGTILGAVNFITTIITMRAPGMTMFRMPIFTWNTLVTSILVLMAFPVLAAALLAGGADRIFGAHIYDPANGGVLLWQHLFWFFGHPEVYIIALPFFGIVSEVFPVFSRKPIFGYKTLIYATIAIAALSVTVWAHHMYVTGSVLLPFFALMTMLIAVPTGVKIFNWIGTMWRGSITFETPLIWSLGFLITFVFGGLTGVILASPPLDFHVSDSYFVVAHFHYVVFGTVVFAMFAGFYFWWPKWTGKMLNETLGKWHFWLLFIGFHTTFLIQHWLGVVGMPRRYYSYLPEDNITWMNQLSTIGAGILAVSMVPFLLNVYITARRAPKVTVNDPWGYGRSLEWATSCPPPRHNFTSIPRIRSEAPAFDLNHPEAGIPVGIGPAKDAPEAPVYDASTKEVK; the protein is encoded by the coding sequence ATGAGCACCACGACCGCACCGGCTCGGCCGCCGTCGAGCAGCCTGCCGTTCGGCGCCTCCAAGGTCGAGCGCAAGGGCAACATCCTGGTCAGCTGGATCACCTCCACCGACCACAAGGTCATCGGGTACCTCTACCTGATCACCTCGTTCATCTACTTCTGCATCGGCGGAGTGATGGCCCTGATCATCCGCGCCCAGCTCTTCGAGCCTGGCCTGGAGATCCTCCAGACGCGTGAGCAGTACAACCAGCTGTTCACGATGCACGGCACGATCATGCTGCTCATGTTCGCGACGCCCCTATTCGCGGGCTTCGCGAACGTCCTGATGCCGCTGCAGATCGGTGCGCCCGACGTCGCCTTCCCGCGACTGAACGCGTTCGCCTACTGGCTCTTCAACTTCGGCTCGCTGATGGCCGTCGCCGGCTTCTTCACCCCGCAGGGCGCCGCGTCGTTCGGCTGGTTCGCCTACCAACCGCTCGCGTCGACCACGTTCTCGCCGGGCATCGGCGGCAACCTCTGGATGCTGGGCCTCGGTCTCTCGGGCTTCGGCACGATCCTGGGCGCGGTGAACTTCATCACCACGATCATCACCATGCGCGCTCCCGGCATGACGATGTTCCGCATGCCGATCTTCACGTGGAACACCCTCGTCACGTCGATCCTCGTGCTCATGGCGTTCCCCGTGCTCGCAGCGGCGCTCCTCGCAGGCGGCGCCGACCGCATCTTCGGCGCGCACATCTACGATCCGGCCAACGGCGGCGTGCTCCTGTGGCAGCACCTGTTCTGGTTCTTCGGGCACCCAGAGGTCTACATCATCGCGCTGCCCTTCTTCGGCATCGTCTCCGAGGTGTTCCCCGTGTTCAGCCGCAAGCCGATCTTCGGCTACAAGACGCTGATCTACGCGACGATCGCGATCGCGGCGCTGTCGGTCACCGTGTGGGCGCACCACATGTACGTCACCGGTTCGGTGCTGTTGCCGTTCTTCGCGCTCATGACGATGCTCATCGCAGTGCCCACTGGTGTGAAAATCTTCAACTGGATCGGCACCATGTGGCGGGGCTCCATCACGTTCGAGACGCCGCTGATCTGGTCGCTCGGCTTCCTCATCACCTTCGTGTTCGGCGGGCTCACCGGCGTCATCCTCGCCTCACCTCCGCTCGACTTCCACGTCTCCGACTCGTACTTCGTCGTCGCCCACTTCCACTACGTCGTCTTCGGCACCGTCGTGTTCGCGATGTTCGCCGGCTTCTACTTCTGGTGGCCGAAGTGGACCGGCAAGATGCTGAACGAGACGCTCGGCAAGTGGCACTTCTGGTTGCTGTTCATCGGCTTCCACACGACGTTCCTGATCCAGCACTGGCTCGGCGTCGTCGGGATGCCCCGCCGGTACTACTCGTACCTGCCCGAAGACAACATCACCTGGATGAACCAGTTGTCGACGATCGGCGCGGGCATCCTCGCGGTGTCGATGGTCCCGTTCCTCCTGAACGTCTACATCACGGCGCGACGAGCGCCGAAGGTCACCGTGAACGACCCGTGGGGATACGGGCGCTCCCTCGAATGGGCGACGAGTTGCCCGCCGCCGCGGCACAACTTCACGTCCATCCCGCGCATTCGCTCGGAGGCTCCGGCCTTCGACCTCAACCACCCCGAAGCCGGCATCCCGGTCGGCATCGGTCCGGCGAAAGATGCCCCTGAGGCACCCGTCTACGACGCGTCGACGAAGGAAGTCAAGTAA
- the ctaF gene encoding aa3-type cytochrome oxidase subunit IV → MRANVNLFWILAAFFAFSAALYAYWSWVVYSASEPVGTVALTLTTILAAFIAFYLGRVHKAQGAELPEDRLDANIDDGDAELGFFSPWSWWPILLAAAAALLFLGLAIGFWISFGGVALGVISLVGWVYEYYRGNFAR, encoded by the coding sequence ATGCGCGCGAATGTCAACCTGTTCTGGATCCTGGCAGCGTTCTTCGCCTTCTCGGCTGCGTTGTACGCGTACTGGTCGTGGGTCGTCTATTCCGCGTCAGAGCCGGTAGGTACGGTCGCGCTCACGCTCACGACGATCCTGGCCGCGTTCATCGCGTTCTACCTCGGCCGGGTGCACAAGGCGCAGGGCGCGGAACTTCCCGAAGACCGCCTCGACGCGAACATCGACGACGGTGACGCAGAGCTCGGGTTCTTCAGCCCGTGGAGCTGGTGGCCGATCCTGCTCGCCGCAGCCGCCGCACTGCTGTTCCTTGGTCTCGCGATCGGGTTCTGGATCTCATTCGGCGGGGTCGCGCTGGGCGTCATCAGCCTGGTCGGCTGGGTGTACGAGTACTACCGCGGCAACTTCGCCCGCTGA
- a CDS encoding methyltransferase domain-containing protein translates to MIGCAHGHRFDLSRHDIATLLPPRAPRTIGDDRPMLEARRRLLESGAYDPVADAIVHSAEHAVADETEPRSADTPERPLRMVDLGCGTGQYAQRLAARFPDSVLLLADRSPDAVRMSVRAIPAASGVVLDLWRPLPIRDAIADIAINVFAPRNPVEFARIVRPGGRLIVVVPTPEHLVELRRLGLVLDVPAGKSERVRAQLEPVGFRLADHSTVEYGISADAETRALLVGMGPSAHHRADSPQLPAGDELAVTVSVEVLSFDRV, encoded by the coding sequence GTGATCGGCTGCGCGCACGGCCATCGCTTCGATCTCTCCCGGCACGACATCGCCACGCTCCTCCCGCCGCGCGCCCCGCGAACCATCGGCGACGATCGGCCGATGCTCGAGGCGCGCCGGCGCCTGCTCGAATCCGGAGCCTACGATCCGGTGGCCGATGCCATCGTGCATTCCGCTGAGCACGCGGTGGCAGACGAAACGGAACCGCGAAGCGCGGATACACCCGAACGCCCGCTGCGGATGGTCGACCTCGGCTGCGGCACGGGCCAGTACGCTCAGCGGCTCGCCGCTCGATTCCCAGATTCCGTACTGCTCCTCGCAGATCGCTCCCCCGACGCCGTCCGCATGAGCGTGCGGGCCATTCCGGCGGCGTCGGGAGTCGTGCTCGATCTCTGGCGACCGTTGCCGATTCGCGACGCGATCGCCGACATCGCGATCAACGTCTTCGCGCCGAGGAACCCGGTGGAGTTCGCCCGGATCGTGCGGCCCGGTGGTCGCCTCATCGTCGTGGTGCCCACCCCCGAGCACCTCGTCGAGCTCCGGCGCCTCGGCCTCGTGCTCGACGTCCCGGCGGGCAAGTCCGAGCGCGTACGCGCGCAGCTCGAACCAGTGGGGTTCCGGCTCGCCGACCACTCGACCGTCGAGTATGGCATCTCGGCGGATGCCGAGACCAGGGCGCTCCTCGTCGGCATGGGCCCCTCCGCTCACCATCGTGCCGATTCGCCGCAGCTCCCTGCCGGCGACGAGCTCGCGGTCACGGTCTCGGTCGAGGTGCTGAGCTTCGACCGCGTCTGA
- the qcrB gene encoding cytochrome bc1 complex cytochrome b subunit, translated as MSTASTRSPAPVKRSFTAGASEYINDRTGLAVAIKGLGRKAFPDHWSFLLGEVALFSFIVILVSGTFLTFFFQASMAEVHYDGSYVPLKGVEMSVAMASTLDISFDIRGGLFVRQMHHWAALLFVAAIGLHMLRVFFTGAFRKPREINWVFGFTLFVLALGEGFTGYSLPDDLLSGNGLRIIDGLVKGIPLIGTWTSFLLFGGEFPGTVIVGRLYALHILLLPALLVALIGIHVVYVFIHKHTQFAGPGREVTNSVGPPILPIYAAKAGGFMFIIWGVISLIAALFTINPIWNYGPYDPSPVSAGTQPDWYIGFADGALRLIPSGWEFVLFDRTWSFNILVPLVAIGIFLLLVVAYPFIEAWVKGDTREHHIADRPRNAPTRTAIGAAGVTFYAALWAAASSDILATHFSLTMEGVIYALQAITVLGPFIAYFITKRVCIALQKKDREIVLHGYESGRIVKLPGGEFIEVHQPLDEYDRWRLVSYESYQPLMLRPNARGKITVGQRVRASLSRWFFEDRIAPVTQGELEASHSAHH; from the coding sequence TTGAGCACCGCATCGACCCGATCACCCGCGCCCGTCAAGCGCTCGTTCACGGCTGGGGCGTCCGAGTACATCAACGACCGCACGGGTCTCGCCGTCGCGATCAAGGGGCTCGGACGTAAGGCGTTCCCCGACCACTGGTCGTTCCTCCTCGGCGAAGTCGCCCTCTTCAGCTTCATCGTCATCCTCGTCTCGGGAACCTTCCTGACGTTCTTCTTCCAGGCATCGATGGCCGAAGTCCACTACGACGGGTCGTACGTGCCGCTCAAGGGCGTCGAGATGTCGGTGGCGATGGCATCGACCCTCGACATCTCCTTCGACATCCGCGGCGGGCTCTTCGTGCGCCAGATGCACCACTGGGCAGCGCTGCTCTTCGTCGCCGCCATCGGCCTGCACATGCTCCGCGTGTTCTTCACCGGCGCATTCCGCAAGCCTCGTGAGATCAACTGGGTGTTCGGCTTCACCCTCTTCGTCCTCGCCCTGGGCGAGGGATTCACGGGCTACTCGCTTCCCGACGATCTCCTCTCCGGCAACGGCCTTCGCATCATCGACGGCTTGGTCAAGGGCATTCCCCTGATCGGCACGTGGACCTCGTTCCTGCTCTTCGGCGGCGAGTTCCCAGGCACCGTGATCGTCGGCCGCCTGTACGCGCTGCACATCCTCCTTCTCCCCGCGCTCCTGGTCGCGCTCATCGGAATCCACGTGGTGTACGTGTTCATTCACAAGCACACCCAGTTCGCCGGCCCCGGACGCGAAGTGACGAACTCGGTCGGCCCGCCAATCCTGCCGATCTACGCGGCGAAGGCCGGCGGCTTCATGTTCATCATCTGGGGTGTGATCTCGCTCATCGCAGCGCTCTTCACGATCAACCCCATTTGGAACTACGGGCCATACGACCCCTCCCCCGTCTCGGCCGGTACCCAGCCCGACTGGTACATCGGCTTCGCCGACGGCGCGTTGCGTCTCATCCCGTCGGGCTGGGAGTTCGTGCTGTTCGACCGCACCTGGTCGTTCAACATCCTCGTACCGCTCGTCGCGATCGGCATCTTCCTCCTCCTGGTGGTCGCCTATCCGTTCATCGAGGCCTGGGTGAAGGGCGACACGCGCGAGCACCACATCGCCGACCGTCCCCGCAACGCACCCACCCGCACCGCGATCGGTGCCGCGGGCGTCACGTTCTACGCCGCCCTCTGGGCCGCCGCGAGCTCCGACATCCTCGCGACGCACTTCTCGCTCACGATGGAGGGCGTGATCTACGCGCTCCAGGCCATCACTGTCCTTGGCCCGTTCATCGCCTACTTCATCACGAAGCGCGTCTGCATCGCGCTCCAGAAGAAGGATCGCGAGATCGTGCTGCACGGCTACGAGTCGGGTCGCATCGTCAAGCTGCCGGGCGGCGAGTTCATCGAGGTGCACCAGCCGCTCGACGAGTACGACCGGTGGCGGCTCGTGAGCTACGAGAGCTACCAGCCGTTGATGCTGCGGCCCAACGCCCGTGGCAAGATCACGGTCGGCCAGCGCGTTCGCGCTTCGCTGTCGCGCTGGTTCTTCGAGGACCGCATCGCTCCGGTGACACAGGGTGAGCTCGAGGCGTCGCACTCCGCGCACCACTGA
- the qcrA gene encoding cytochrome bc1 complex Rieske iron-sulfur subunit, whose product MAQDDHSGAELAAADSSHAAQEFAGSTGTAVVPYDAFENPGFEPHRPRVTDQDPRREKRAQRTVYTLFYLSILGSVWAVAAYMLFPMESNNVDAVRLNNMFIGFGATLALLGIGFGAVHWGKSLMTSAESVDIRHPISTSEATQRGAVEVFRQADEESGFSRRTVIRNSLIGALLAFPLPAVVLFRGFAPQDELPVELLSHTMWKKGTRLALDPSGVAIKASDVTIGSAFHVIPEGLTDLEHGKLEEKAKAAVLLMRLEPEELNQAPERESWSYEGIVAYSKICTHVGCPVALYEQHTHHLLCPCHQSQFDVANHCKVIFGPAKRPLPQLPIAVDDEGYLIAQSDFTEPVGPSFWERN is encoded by the coding sequence ATGGCCCAGGACGACCACAGCGGCGCTGAGCTCGCCGCTGCCGACTCGTCGCACGCCGCGCAGGAGTTCGCAGGCTCGACCGGCACGGCGGTCGTACCCTACGACGCGTTCGAGAACCCCGGCTTCGAGCCCCACCGGCCTCGCGTGACCGACCAAGACCCCCGCCGCGAGAAGCGGGCGCAGCGCACGGTCTACACGCTGTTCTACCTCTCGATCCTCGGCAGCGTCTGGGCGGTCGCCGCCTACATGCTCTTCCCGATGGAGTCCAACAACGTCGATGCCGTTCGCCTGAACAACATGTTCATCGGCTTCGGTGCCACGCTCGCGCTCCTCGGCATCGGATTCGGAGCCGTGCACTGGGGCAAGTCGCTGATGACCTCGGCCGAGTCCGTCGACATCCGCCATCCGATCAGCACCAGCGAAGCCACGCAGCGGGGCGCCGTCGAGGTGTTCCGCCAGGCCGATGAGGAGTCTGGCTTCAGTCGGCGCACGGTCATCCGCAACAGCCTCATCGGCGCGCTCCTGGCCTTCCCGCTGCCGGCCGTCGTGCTCTTCCGCGGCTTCGCCCCGCAAGATGAGCTCCCGGTCGAGCTCCTCAGCCACACGATGTGGAAGAAGGGCACGCGTCTCGCGCTCGACCCGTCGGGCGTCGCGATCAAGGCCTCCGATGTGACCATCGGCAGCGCCTTCCACGTGATTCCCGAGGGCCTCACCGATCTCGAGCACGGCAAGCTCGAGGAGAAGGCAAAGGCTGCCGTGCTGCTCATGCGACTCGAGCCCGAGGAGCTCAACCAGGCTCCCGAGCGCGAATCGTGGTCGTACGAGGGCATCGTGGCGTACTCGAAGATCTGCACGCACGTCGGATGCCCCGTCGCCCTCTACGAGCAGCACACGCACCACCTCCTCTGCCCCTGCCACCAGTCGCAGTTCGATGTCGCGAACCACTGCAAGGTCATCTTCGGTCCGGCCAAGCGCCCGCTGCCGCAGTTGCCGATCGCCGTCGACGACGAGGGCTACCTCATCGCGCAGAGCGACTTCACCGAACCCGTCGGCCCGAGCTTCTGGGAGCGAAATTGA
- the qcrC gene encoding cytochrome bc1 complex diheme cytochrome c subunit produces MTRTKRRTGRRHPLAAAALLALGLVFTGGAYAALSTGTAQAEVDPNSQQTIEEGKKLFQANCATCHGLDAQGTGNGPTLIGVGAASVDFQVGTGRMPMQMQGPQAQQKPAQFTDDQVKQLAYFIASLGPGPEIPSDHLASGGGDAANGAELFRINCAMCHNVAGAGGALTEGKFAPSLTNVSGVHIYEAMVTGPQNMPVFNDLNISPEDKRDVITYLKYVQDNRSPGGFELGSLGPVAEGLFIWIFGLGTIVAITVWITAKSN; encoded by the coding sequence ATGACCCGAACGAAGCGACGCACCGGACGCCGGCATCCGCTCGCCGCGGCCGCGCTCCTCGCGCTCGGACTCGTCTTCACCGGGGGCGCATATGCTGCGCTCAGCACCGGAACGGCGCAAGCTGAGGTCGACCCGAATTCGCAGCAGACCATCGAAGAGGGCAAGAAGCTCTTCCAGGCCAATTGCGCCACGTGCCACGGCCTTGATGCGCAGGGCACCGGCAACGGCCCCACCCTCATCGGCGTCGGTGCGGCCTCGGTCGACTTCCAGGTGGGCACCGGGCGCATGCCGATGCAGATGCAGGGTCCACAGGCACAGCAGAAGCCCGCACAGTTCACCGATGACCAGGTCAAGCAGCTCGCCTACTTCATCGCCTCCCTCGGCCCGGGTCCCGAGATCCCCTCCGACCATCTCGCGAGCGGTGGCGGCGATGCAGCGAACGGCGCCGAGCTCTTCCGCATCAACTGCGCGATGTGCCACAACGTCGCCGGTGCCGGTGGCGCCCTCACCGAGGGCAAGTTCGCTCCCTCGCTCACGAACGTCTCGGGCGTGCACATCTACGAGGCCATGGTCACCGGCCCGCAGAACATGCCCGTGTTCAACGACCTGAACATCTCGCCCGAAGACAAGCGCGACGTCATCACCTACCTGAAGTACGTGCAGGACAACCGCTCACCCGGCGGCTTCGAACTCGGCTCGCTCGGGCCGGTTGCAGAGGGACTGTTCATCTGGATCTTCGGCCTCGGCACGATCGTCGCCATCACCGTGTGGATCACGGCGAAGTCCAACTAG
- the ctaE gene encoding aa3-type cytochrome oxidase subunit III: protein MVTSTSITTQASAPVINRPNTVAVGTIVWLGSEVMFFAGLFAIYFTLRSQSPDLWAFEADRLNFPYSLTNTIILVLSSVTCQFGVFAAERLQPYATGWKPTQWGMVEWFFLTYAMGAVFVAGQVWEYATLVSEGIALDSNSYGSAFYITTGFHGLHVTGGLIAFLLVIGRVFSVKHFGHREATSAIVVSYYWHFVDVVWIGLFFIIYVLK, encoded by the coding sequence ATGGTGACGAGCACCTCAATCACTACTCAGGCGAGCGCGCCCGTGATCAACCGACCGAACACCGTTGCGGTGGGCACGATCGTCTGGCTCGGCAGCGAGGTCATGTTCTTCGCAGGCCTCTTCGCGATCTACTTCACGCTGCGATCGCAGTCGCCAGATCTCTGGGCGTTCGAGGCCGATCGCCTGAACTTCCCGTACTCGCTGACGAACACGATCATCCTCGTGCTCTCGTCGGTCACGTGCCAGTTCGGCGTGTTCGCGGCGGAGCGACTGCAGCCGTACGCCACGGGGTGGAAGCCCACGCAATGGGGCATGGTCGAGTGGTTCTTCCTCACCTACGCCATGGGCGCGGTCTTCGTCGCCGGCCAGGTCTGGGAGTACGCCACGCTCGTCTCCGAGGGCATCGCCCTCGACTCGAACTCCTACGGCTCCGCGTTCTACATCACCACCGGGTTCCACGGCCTGCACGTCACCGGCGGCCTCATCGCGTTCCTGCTCGTGATCGGCCGGGTCTTCTCGGTCAAGCACTTCGGCCACCGCGAGGCGACGAGTGCGATCGTCGTCTCCTACTACTGGCACTTCGTCGACGTCGTCTGGATCGGTCTCTTCTTCATCATCTACGTCCTCAAGTAA
- the trpD gene encoding anthranilate phosphoribosyltransferase, giving the protein MPAHQTWPDVIHSLLEGEDLSVSDAAWCMEQVMTGTVTPAQLAGFLIALRVKGETVDEIVGFRDAVLEHAIPLPVDPMALDIVGTGGDRFGTVNVSTMASVVAAASGVPVIKHGNRAASSSSGSSDVLAALGLDLALPAERVAAVLGEAGITFAYAAAFHPGFRHAGAVRAELGVPTVFNFLGPLCNPARPEASAVGVAHLDRVPLIVGVFQTRGATALVFRGDDGLDELTTTGHSHMWEVSRGTVKEHDIDPRELGIQRATIDQLEGGDAEYNARIVHRVFGGERGPVRDIVVLNAAAGLVSFELAKDPSQFHRSILDRFRDKLAVAEEAIDSGGAARKLEEWIAATRS; this is encoded by the coding sequence ATGCCCGCGCATCAAACCTGGCCCGATGTGATCCACTCCCTCCTCGAGGGTGAAGACCTCAGCGTCTCGGATGCCGCATGGTGCATGGAGCAGGTGATGACCGGCACCGTCACACCGGCGCAACTGGCCGGATTCCTCATCGCGCTGCGCGTGAAGGGCGAGACGGTCGATGAGATCGTCGGATTCCGGGACGCCGTGCTCGAGCACGCCATCCCGCTGCCCGTCGACCCGATGGCGCTCGACATCGTCGGCACCGGGGGAGACCGATTCGGCACGGTCAACGTCTCGACGATGGCCTCGGTCGTGGCCGCGGCATCCGGTGTCCCGGTCATCAAGCACGGCAATCGGGCGGCGAGCTCGTCGTCGGGTTCGTCCGACGTGCTCGCCGCACTCGGACTCGACCTGGCGCTGCCGGCCGAGCGAGTCGCCGCGGTGCTCGGCGAAGCCGGCATCACGTTCGCGTACGCCGCCGCATTCCACCCCGGGTTCCGGCACGCCGGCGCAGTGCGCGCGGAACTCGGCGTGCCGACGGTCTTCAACTTCCTCGGGCCGCTCTGCAACCCGGCACGACCCGAGGCGTCGGCCGTGGGCGTCGCCCACCTCGACCGAGTGCCGCTCATCGTGGGCGTGTTCCAGACGCGCGGCGCGACGGCGCTCGTGTTCCGTGGCGACGACGGGCTCGACGAGCTCACGACCACGGGGCACAGCCACATGTGGGAGGTCTCACGCGGCACGGTCAAGGAGCACGACATCGATCCGCGCGAGCTCGGGATCCAGCGAGCGACCATCGACCAGCTCGAGGGCGGCGATGCCGAGTACAACGCGCGCATCGTGCATCGGGTCTTCGGCGGCGAGCGCGGTCCCGTGCGCGACATCGTGGTGCTCAACGCCGCCGCGGGTCTCGTCTCGTTCGAGCTCGCCAAGGATCCGAGCCAGTTCCACCGGAGCATCCTCGACCGCTTCCGCGACAAGCTCGCGGTCGCCGAAGAGGCGATCGACAGCGGCGGCGCCGCGCGGAAGCTCGAGGAGTGGATCGCGGCGACTCGGTCGTGA
- the glpK gene encoding glycerol kinase GlpK — MADYILAIDQGTTSTRAIIFDKSGSIVASGQLEHEQIFPRAGWVEHDPAEIWRNTREVIGQALGKADLTRHDIAAVGITNQRETAVVWDRTTGDPVYNAIVWQDTRTQPIVDRLAADGGVERFKQQVGLPLATYFSGTKIVWILENVEGARAKAEAGDLMFGTTDTWVLWNLTGGVDGGVHATDVTNASRTMFMDLETLAWDDDILAAFDVPKSMLPEIRSSSEVYGTVESSSLLREVPVAGILGDQQAATFGQAAFDTGEAKNTYGTGNFLIFNTGEEIVHSKNGLLTTLGYKLGDDAPHYALEGSIAVTGSLIQWLRDNIGLISSAPEIEDLAKTVDDNGGAYFVPAFSGLFAPYWRPDARGALVGLTRFVNKGHIARAALEATAFQTREVLDAVNADAGVDLTELKVDGGMIANNTLMQFQADILGVPVIRPVVAETTALGAAYAAGLAVGFWADLDELRANWQEDSRWEPKMDPAERDRQLRLWRKAVTKTFDWIDEDVN, encoded by the coding sequence ATGGCCGACTACATCCTGGCGATCGATCAGGGCACGACGAGCACACGCGCGATCATCTTCGACAAGTCGGGATCGATCGTCGCCAGTGGACAACTGGAGCACGAGCAGATCTTCCCGCGGGCGGGCTGGGTCGAGCACGACCCCGCCGAGATCTGGCGTAACACCCGTGAGGTGATCGGTCAGGCTCTCGGCAAAGCCGATCTCACTCGTCACGACATCGCCGCGGTGGGCATCACGAACCAGCGCGAGACCGCGGTCGTCTGGGACCGCACCACGGGCGACCCCGTCTACAACGCCATCGTGTGGCAGGACACCCGGACCCAGCCGATCGTCGACCGGCTCGCGGCCGACGGCGGCGTCGAGCGCTTCAAGCAGCAAGTGGGCTTGCCGCTCGCCACCTATTTCTCGGGCACGAAGATCGTGTGGATCCTCGAGAACGTCGAGGGTGCACGTGCGAAAGCCGAGGCCGGCGACCTGATGTTCGGCACGACCGACACGTGGGTGCTGTGGAACCTCACTGGCGGGGTCGACGGGGGCGTGCACGCGACGGATGTCACGAACGCGAGCCGCACGATGTTCATGGACCTCGAGACGCTCGCGTGGGATGACGACATCCTCGCCGCCTTCGACGTGCCGAAGTCGATGCTGCCCGAGATCCGTTCGTCGTCCGAGGTCTACGGAACGGTGGAATCCTCGAGCCTCCTGCGGGAGGTGCCCGTCGCGGGCATCCTCGGAGACCAGCAGGCCGCCACGTTCGGCCAGGCCGCGTTCGACACGGGTGAGGCGAAGAACACCTACGGCACGGGCAACTTCCTGATCTTCAACACGGGCGAGGAGATCGTCCACTCGAAGAACGGGCTGCTCACGACCCTCGGCTACAAGCTCGGCGACGACGCGCCGCACTACGCCCTCGAGGGCTCGATCGCGGTGACCGGTTCGCTCATCCAGTGGCTGCGCGACAACATCGGGCTCATCTCGAGCGCGCCCGAGATCGAGGACCTGGCGAAGACCGTCGACGACAACGGCGGCGCATATTTCGTGCCGGCGTTCTCAGGGCTCTTCGCGCCGTACTGGCGGCCCGACGCCCGTGGCGCTCTCGTGGGCCTCACGCGATTCGTGAACAAGGGTCACATCGCCCGCGCCGCGCTCGAGGCGACCGCGTTCCAGACCCGAGAGGTGCTCGACGCCGTGAACGCCGACGCAGGCGTCGACCTCACCGAGCTCAAGGTCGACGGCGGCATGATCGCGAACAACACGCTCATGCAGTTCCAGGCCGACATCCTCGGCGTGCCGGTCATCCGCCCCGTCGTCGCCGAGACGACGGCGCTCGGTGCGGCGTATGCCGCCGGACTCGCCGTGGGCTTCTGGGCCGATCTCGACGAGCTCCGTGCCAACTGGCAGGAGGATTCCCGCTGGGAGCCGAAGATGGATCCCGCCGAGCGCGACCGGCAGTTGCGGCTCTGGCGCAAGGCGGTCACGAAGACGTTCGACTGGATCGACGAAGACGTCAACTGA